TTGACCAGCGTGTAATCGGCGCTGCCGCGGATCAGGATCGCGGCAAGGTCAGCACCGGTGGTCGACCGCTGAACGAAGGTGAAGTTTGCCAGGCGCGTGTTCTGACGCGGCGTATTTTCCTCCAACGTATTGTCCGAATCTGCTTCGATCATCGCATCGCCAACGCCAGCGCGCTGCACCGCGATGACGTACTGGATGAAACCCTTATAGCCGACGTCGGTGTCGAGATTGTCGTCCTCGTTGCCGGTCAGCACCAGATACTTCATGTTCACCCGACCACCGAACACCTCGATGCCGTCGTCTGAGCTGTTATGGACCTGGATATGGTCGATCACGGTGTCGCTGCCGACGCCCGACGGGGTCAGACCCTGGAGCTCGGATGCCGCCGACAGGATGAAGCCCGAATAGCGGATCTGCACATATTGCATGCGGCCGCTATTGTCGGCCGGCGTCGCGCCACCATAAAGCGCATTGCTGGTGCCTTCGGTGTCGCGCTCGCACGCGGTCGTGCCCGGCGTCGCCAGCGGTGCGAGGCAGTCGGTGATCGGCGCGCGGCCGAGCAGGACGACGCCGCCCCAAAGCTGCGACGTATCGTCGGTCGCCGCACCGGTGACATTTCCACGGCCAGTGAAGATGATCGGACGGGTCGGCGTACCGACCGCGTCGATGCGATTGCCGCGGTTGACCGCAAGGAACGAAACGCCGGTTGCGCCGAATACGACCACGCCCGGATCGATCGTCAGCGTGACGTTGTTGCCGGTGCTCGCCGCAAGCTGATCGGTGCCGACATCGACGCGACCGGGCAGAGAATAGATCACACCGGTCGTGCGCGGAATTTGCGTATTGCTGGTGAAGCGCGCCGGGAAAGCGCAGTTGCGATATTCACCGGTCGGGCCACTGATCGTACCGGCATTGACCAGCTGATCCGTACCCGGAAGGGTCGGGCACGAAGCCGCCGGCGTCACCAGCACGGGCGAGGTCGGCGTGGGAGTTGGGGTTGAAGTTGGGCTTGGCGTTGGGGTGGGAGGAAAGTTGCCTTCGCCCGGTGAGGCGATGTCGCTCGCGCCGCACGCGCCGAGTGCGAGGGCTGCGCAGCTGGTCAACAAAATGAGGCTAGTGCGCTTGAAGCTGGCCATAAAAACTCCGTTCGATCTGTGGGCGGGAGCAGACTGCTCCCTTGGATCGACTCGGTGTTCCCCCTGCCGACCTCTGCAGGGTCGCTAGGGATGATGCGTGACTCCTCGGCGCGCTTTCGAAGACTCTTCGATGACGCATGCATTTCATATTGATGACTGTTGTTGCGGAGATGTGACGGCACACTGAATCAACAGAGCTCACGCCCGGTTCGACCCCGTCTCGCGGAAGGTCTGCATCGAGATGATGGTGGGCGCGGCAAGGATTGAACTTGCGACCCCACCCGTGTGAAGGGTGTGCTCTACCACTGAGCTACGCGCCCATCGCGTGACCGCCTTGGGCGGCGCGCAACGGAAAATGCGTGGCGGCGTCTCTTTTGTCGAAAACCCGCCAACGCAACGGGGCGACGTTTACCGCCGCCCCATTACTTGTGCCTTAAGACAGCCAGCCGGGACTTGTCCAGCCCCGGCAGCGTCATCGACCGTCGATCAGTTGACCGCGTCCTTCAGGCCCTTACCGGCCTTGAACTTCGGCTGTGACGACGCCTTGATCGTCATCGGCTCGCCGGTACGCGGGTTGCGCCCCGTCGAAGCCTTGCGCTTGCTGACCGAGAAAGTCCCGAAACCAACCAGGCGAACTTCGTCACCCTTTTTCAGCGCGTTTGAAATCGCATCGAAAACCGCCTCAACCGCCTTGCTGGCATCGCCCTTGCCCAGCCCGGACGCGTCGGCGACGGTGCCGATCAGTTCTTGCTTGTTCATGCCCAGAAACCCCCGTTTACGAATTACATCAATCAAATGAATCGCGGCGCGAAGCCGGTGACGCAATAAGGCTGGTCAATCGGTGGCTGTCAAAACAAAACGTCATCGAACTGCCGCGAATTTGGCCAGTTTATCGTAACGTTGCCGTAACAGGGGTTCAGTGATGCACCCCGCCACCGATCGGCGCGACGCCGGGAGGCGGCAACGCTGCGAGTTCGTCCGCTTCCGTCCAGTCGATCGCGACCAGCGGCTCGGTCAGCGCGAGGCGCAGAACTTCATCGACATGCCCGACCGGGATAATCTTCAGCCCTTCGCGGATGTTGGCCGGGATCTCGACCAGATCCTTCTCGTTCTCGGCCGGGATCAGCACAGTCTTGATACCGCCGCGCAGCGCCGCGAGCAGCTTTTCCTTCAACCCGCCGATCGGCAACACGCGGCCGCGCAGCGTCACTTCGCCGGTCATCGCGATATCGCGCCGCACCGGCACGCCGGTCAGGGTCGAAACGATCGCGGTAACGATACCGATACCCGCCGACGGGCCGTCCTTGGGCACCGCCCCCTCGGGCAGATGGATATGGAGATCCTTGCGCGCGAAGATGCTCGGCTTGATGCCATAGCTTGGGGCGCGCGCCTTGATGAAGCTCAGCGCGGTTTCAATTGATTCCTTCATCACATCACCGAGCTTGCCGGTAACCTTGGCGCCGCCCTTGCCCGGCACGGTGACGCTTTCGATTGTCAGCAATTCGCCGCCGACTTCGGTCCAGGCGAGGCCGGTGACGGCGCCGATCTGATTCTCTTCCTCGCTCAGCCCGTAGCGATACTTCTTCACGCCGGCGAAATCGGCGAGGTTGTCGGGCGTGACCGTCACGCTCGTCACCTTGCCTTCGAGAATCTGGCGCAGTGCCTTACGCGCCAGCCGCGCGATCTCACGCTCGAGCGTGCGAACGCCCGCTTCACGGGTATAGTATTGGATCAATGCGCGCAGGCCCTCGGTGGTCAGCGTGAACTCGCCGGCCTTCAGACCATGGGCCTCGATCTGCTTTTCGATCAGATGGCGCTGCGCGATCTCGACCTTCTCATCCTCGGTATAACCTTCGAGGCGGATGATCTCCATCCGGTCGAGCAAAGGCTGGGGCAGGTTGAGCGTGTTCGCGGTGGTCACGAACATCACGTCGGACAGATCGATATCGAGCTCCAGATAATGGTCCTGGAACTTCGAATTCTGCTCCGGATCGAGCACCTCAAGCAAAGCGGATGCCGGATCGCCACGAAAATCCTGGCCAAGCTTGTCGATCTCGTCGAGGAGGAACAACGGGTTCGACGTGCCGGCCTTTTTCAGATTGGTGACGATCTTACCCGGCAGCGAGCCGATATAGGTACGGCGATGGCCGCGAATTTCGGCCTCGTCGCGCACGCCGCCCAATGACTGGCGGATGAACTCGCGCCCGGTCGCCTTGGCGATCGACTTGCCCAGGCTGGTCTTGCCCACCCCAGGAGGGCCGACGAGGCACAGGATCGGCCCCTTCAGCTTGTTGGTGCGCGCCTGGACCGCGAGATATTCGACGATCCGGTCCTTGACCTTCTCCAGCGCATAATGATCCTCATCGAGCACCGCCTGCGCCGCTGCGATATCCTTCTTGATCTTCGACTTCTTGCCCCAGGGCAAGCCGAGCAGCACGTCGAGATAATTGCGGATGACGGTTGCTTCGGCCGACATCGGCGCCATCGACTTCAGCTTCTTCAGTTCGCCGGTTGCCTTGCTACGCGCTTCCTTGGACAGCTTGAGCGTCGCGATCTTTTGGGTCAGCTCGGCGATCTCGTCGCCCTCACCTTCCTCGCCTTCGTTACCGAGTTCGCGCTGGATCGCCTTCAGCTGCTCGTTGAGATAATATTCGCGCTGCGTTTTCTCCATCTGGCGTTTGACGCGGCTTTTGATCTTCTTCTCGACCTGCAGGACGCCGAGTTCGCCTTCCATGAAGGCGAACGCCATTTCCAGCCGCTTGGCCGGATCGATCTCGACCAGCAGTGATTGCTTGTCGGACACCTTGACCGAAATGTTCGCCGCGACCGCATCGGCGAGACGCGAAGCATCCTCGATCTCATTCAGTTGCACCGCGGTTTCGGCGGGCAGCTTGCGGTTGAGCTTGGCATAATTCTCGAACTGGTCGATCACCGAGCGCATCAGCGCGGACACTTCATTGCCCTCGGCCACGGCTTCCTCGACCGGCAGCACGGTCGCTGTCAGGTAACCGTCCGTCTCGCCCAGCACGTCCAGCGACGCGCGGGTCTTGCCCTCGACCAGCACGCGCACTGTGCCGTCGGGCAGCTTGAGCAATTGCAGCACGGTCGCGGTCACGCCGAGATCATACAAGTCGTCGCGTTCCGGATCGTCTTCCGACGGATCAAGCTGTGCGACGAGAAAGATTTCCTTGTCGGCGTTCATCGCCGCTTCCAGCGCAGCAACGGACTTGTCGCGGCCGACGAACAGCGGCACGATCATGTGCGGGAACACGACGATGTCGCGCAACGGCAGGACGGGGTAGGACTGGGTCATGAATACTCCGGGGGCGCCTGAACGCGGCGCCGGTCTTCCCTTATATGGTGATGGTTGCCGATCCATCAATCGTGCGATTTGCACGACGCGCCGAACCGTGTTCGGCGGGGCGCTGGCGCTACTTCCAGCAGCGGCGATCGGACGCGGCGCAATCGTCGATCCCGTGGCGCGCACGGCGGCGGCAATGGGCGGACAGCATCTGCTCGACCGGGTCGCGGCGATCGGCTGGCTCGGCGCGGCAGAAGTGGTGACGCCGGAAAAGACATTGCGCCTGGGCGTCGAGACGCGAATCGAACCGTTCGTCCGGGCACGGTCGAACAGCTGGGTCATGACTGAAGGCGTGGCCAAGGCCCGGTCGCTGATCATTGAACCGACGGGTGGCTGGATGGAGCGCGACGGCAAGCGCACCGCCCTGCCTGCGCACCAGGCCCGCCACGAGCGCGAACAATATGGACTGTACGGTTATATGCTGATGCGCGCGCCGACCGCAGCGGCCGGCGACCGGTTGCTCGCCGCGCACCCCGGCCTGCCGCCGGTCAGCTTCGAAACAGGCCCCGACGGACGGCTCAGCACAGCGACTTACACCGTCTTCGCGCCCGATGGCGGCGAGGTGATTCAGGAGCGTTTCACCTTCGACGGCACCGTTAACGACAAAGGACTACGCTGGCCGCGTCGGTTGCGTATCGCGCAGAATGGCGTCCCTTTCTTCACCCTCGTCATCGACCGGTTCATGGTCGAACTCCACTGATCAACCTGGAAAGCACTGCATGACTCCTCGCCTGCTGTTCGCCGCATCGCTGATCGCGCTGATCGCCGCCGCCCCACCACCAAAGGGATTGCCGCCGCTCACCGCGCAGACCGAGCGATCTGGCGGTGCGATCGATCCCGAGCGGGCAAAGCAGCAGCTTGATACCGTGGATCTCGCGATCGAGGTCATGCCGGCCAGTCAGACGATCGCCGGGGTTGCGACGCTCAACATTACCGCCAAGGCGCCGCTCGCCCGATTGCTGCTCGATCTCGACCGCAACTTGCCGGTCAGCGCCATAGCGATCGATGGAAAGGCCCTGCCGCGATCGGCTTGGTCCAATCCCGAAGGCAGGTTGATCGTCGATCTACCGACGCGCGTGGAGACGGGGAATAAGGTCAGCGCGCGAATCACCTATGGTGGCACCCCGCATGTCGCGGTCAACGCGCCCTGGGACGGCGGTTTCGTCTGGTCGAAAACCCCCGCCGGTCTGCCCTGGGTCGCGACGGCGGTTCAGGGTGAGGGATGCGACCTGTTCTGGCCCTGCCTCGATTTCCCGACCGCCGAGCCGCAATCGATGGACCTGCACATCACCGTGCCCAAGGGATTGAAAGCGCCGTCGAATGGCGTGTTAACGGGCGTCGACAAGCTGGCGGATGGACGCACGACCTGGAACTGGCGAGTCAAGCATCCCAATACCTATGCGATCGCCCTCAACGTCGCGCCGTACGAGGAGATTTCGGGAATTTACAAGAGCCGCTTCGGCAATACATTTCCGATGAGCTATTGGTATCTGCCGGGCGAAGAGAAGCAAGCCAAAGCGCTGTTCGCCGAATTCGCGCCGACGATCGACTTTTTCGAAAGCACCGTCGGTCCGTATCCGTTTGGCGACGAGAAGGTCGGCGTGGTCGAAACCCCGCACAAGGGCATGGAACACCAGACGATCAACGGATATGGCAATGGTTATGCCAAGGCGCCCGAGGGGTTCGACTGGCTGTTTCAGCATGAGTTCGCGCATGAATGGTTCGCCAATCAGCTGACCGCCGCTGACTGGGACGATATGTGGCTGCATGAGGGTTATGGCACATACATGCAGCCGCTCTATGGCCGCTGGCGCGAGGGCGATGGCCGCTATGCCGCGATGATGCTGGCGAACCGCGTGGACATCGTCAATCGCGCACCAATCGTCTCCGGCAAGCCGCGCAGCGAGGAGGATGTCTATCAGCTCGACAAAGGCGGACCGGGCATCGACATTTACTACAAGGCATCGTGGATGCTCCACACGTTGCGCTATCTGATCGGCGACCAGGCGTTTGGCGATGTCACGCGGCTTGCTGTCTATGGCCGCACGGATCCCAAGCCGGGCAATTTCCAACCGCGCTACAGCAGCACGGAAGAGTATCAGCGCTATGTCGAACAGGTTACCGGCAGTGATTGTCGCTGGTTCTTCGACGTCTATCTACGCCGGGCTGCATTACCCGAGCTGATCGAGACGCGCGATGGCGGCAAGCTGACACTGACTTGGACGGTGCCGGACAATTTGCCCTTCCCTATGCCGGTTGAGGTGCAGATCGACGACCGGACCGTCCAGCTGGCGATGACCAGCGGCAGCACTATGATCGCCGTAGCGCCCGGCGCGCATGTCGTGCTCGACCCGAACAGCCGCATTCTCAGGCGCTCGATCGCGGTCGAGGAAACCCAGGCATGGCGCACCGCCAACCCACCAAAGGGGACGAACAAATGAGCCTGGTGAACAGCAGCCCGGTCGGCCTGCCCGGATTGGCCGTGATGGCGACCGGCTTCGCGCTCTTTCTGTTGTCGCTGCTCGTCGCACGTAGCCGGTCGGCGAGCGATGCGGGCAAACAGAAGAAATCCTCGCGCTCGCTTGCCGGCATCGCGGTGCAGGGGATCGCGATCGGTTATGCCGGATTCGGCCCGATCGACGTCGCGCTCGATCCGCTGTCGCCCTTCGCGTTGGGTCAGGCGATTCTCATCGCGATATTGATGGCGATGGTCATAGGCCTGTTCCTCACCTCGGCACGCGCGCTGGGGCGAAACTGGAGCCTTGTTGCCCGCACCCGATCGGACCACAGTCTGGTGATCGATGGCCCCTTCGCGCATGTCCGCCACCCGATCTATATCGCCCTGTTCCTGCTCATGATCGCGCTGGCGGTCGCCTTTGGCCATCCGCTCCATCTGCTGATCGGCGTGCCACTCTACGCGCTCGGCACTTGGTTGCGCATCGCCGAGGAGGAACGGTTGCTGCGCGAGATGTTCGGCCAGGACTATGATCGCTATGCCGCACGCGTGCGACGTTTCGTGCCGGGAGTATTTTGATGTCGCAGCGACCCATCCGATACCATTCGCCGAACAGGCGGCGCCATGGCGCGCGCTGAACGGCTGGCCCAGCTCGACGAGCGCCGGATCGAGATCGAGGTCGAGTATCGTCAGCTGCTGGTCGCGGCTCTGGAGCGCTGCGCCGCCGGCAAATGGGGCCTGTTCGGTCATGGCAAGGATCGCCAGATGATTGCACTCTGGGCGCCGACGATCGAGGAATTGAACGATCTCGCCGATCAGATCGACGAAGCCCGGGATCGCCTGGGTTTGCCGATATTCGACCTGCACGCCGAGTTCCTGGCATCGCGCGGCCGGGCTGACCCCAGCGCGGTCGGCGAGCCGAAACAGGCAAAAGCCTGGTTGGCGAAACTGGCGCTGTCGCAACCTTGACCGATTAACTCCCCCTGGGCGCCGGATAAATCACGACGAACCCGGTCTCGCCTACGATCATTCGCGATCGTGCGATCTGGTCGGCGGACAGCGGCAGACCGGCCCAGCCCGCCAGCTTTGCGGGCGATTCCGGCAAGTGCTGTTCGATCCACAACAAGGTCGGACAGTTGGCGGCGATTTGAGCGCTTCGTTCGGGCTCGATCACGAACCCGGCCCGTGCCGCGACATATTCATGACCGAACCGCACCACCCGCGCCTCATTTGCCATGATCATTTGCGGCGGATTGTCTTGTGGAATGACCCAGCGTGGCCGGACATGAACGACGGTGCCGGGGCAACGCCGCACGATCTCGCCAATCGGTGTCGCAGTCGCGTTCCATTGCCCGACGCGCGCTTGCCTCGCAAAGGACAAGCCGATCGCGGTGACCGACGCCAGGAGCGACAGGAGCACGAGCCAGCGATGCCGCATGATCACCTCGGCCGACAGAGCCGCCAGCAGCGCGGCACTGAATGGCGCCATCGCGATAAGATAGCGCGGGACCAGAAATGGCCTGATCGAATTCGCAACGAGCAGGATCGTCGCGGTGGCCAGGATCGCTGCGGCCGCGATTAGCGCAAAAGTGATTGCTCCGGCGGCAGGACCGGTCGAGCGCTTACGGAATAGTCGCGCGGCAATGCCCCAAAGGGCGGTAGCCACGACGATCAGGTTGAGCATAGGCCGAACCGACCAGCCGCTTGACGTGACGGATAGCGGTTCGCGTGTCTGTAGTCG
This portion of the Sphingomonas sp. So64.6b genome encodes:
- a CDS encoding HU family DNA-binding protein, which gives rise to MNKQELIGTVADASGLGKGDASKAVEAVFDAISNALKKGDEVRLVGFGTFSVSKRKASTGRNPRTGEPMTIKASSQPKFKAGKGLKDAVN
- the lon gene encoding endopeptidase La, yielding MTQSYPVLPLRDIVVFPHMIVPLFVGRDKSVAALEAAMNADKEIFLVAQLDPSEDDPERDDLYDLGVTATVLQLLKLPDGTVRVLVEGKTRASLDVLGETDGYLTATVLPVEEAVAEGNEVSALMRSVIDQFENYAKLNRKLPAETAVQLNEIEDASRLADAVAANISVKVSDKQSLLVEIDPAKRLEMAFAFMEGELGVLQVEKKIKSRVKRQMEKTQREYYLNEQLKAIQRELGNEGEEGEGDEIAELTQKIATLKLSKEARSKATGELKKLKSMAPMSAEATVIRNYLDVLLGLPWGKKSKIKKDIAAAQAVLDEDHYALEKVKDRIVEYLAVQARTNKLKGPILCLVGPPGVGKTSLGKSIAKATGREFIRQSLGGVRDEAEIRGHRRTYIGSLPGKIVTNLKKAGTSNPLFLLDEIDKLGQDFRGDPASALLEVLDPEQNSKFQDHYLELDIDLSDVMFVTTANTLNLPQPLLDRMEIIRLEGYTEDEKVEIAQRHLIEKQIEAHGLKAGEFTLTTEGLRALIQYYTREAGVRTLEREIARLARKALRQILEGKVTSVTVTPDNLADFAGVKKYRYGLSEEENQIGAVTGLAWTEVGGELLTIESVTVPGKGGAKVTGKLGDVMKESIETALSFIKARAPSYGIKPSIFARKDLHIHLPEGAVPKDGPSAGIGIVTAIVSTLTGVPVRRDIAMTGEVTLRGRVLPIGGLKEKLLAALRGGIKTVLIPAENEKDLVEIPANIREGLKIIPVGHVDEVLRLALTEPLVAIDWTEADELAALPPPGVAPIGGGVHH
- a CDS encoding M1 family metallopeptidase — its product is MTPRLLFAASLIALIAAAPPPKGLPPLTAQTERSGGAIDPERAKQQLDTVDLAIEVMPASQTIAGVATLNITAKAPLARLLLDLDRNLPVSAIAIDGKALPRSAWSNPEGRLIVDLPTRVETGNKVSARITYGGTPHVAVNAPWDGGFVWSKTPAGLPWVATAVQGEGCDLFWPCLDFPTAEPQSMDLHITVPKGLKAPSNGVLTGVDKLADGRTTWNWRVKHPNTYAIALNVAPYEEISGIYKSRFGNTFPMSYWYLPGEEKQAKALFAEFAPTIDFFESTVGPYPFGDEKVGVVETPHKGMEHQTINGYGNGYAKAPEGFDWLFQHEFAHEWFANQLTAADWDDMWLHEGYGTYMQPLYGRWREGDGRYAAMMLANRVDIVNRAPIVSGKPRSEEDVYQLDKGGPGIDIYYKASWMLHTLRYLIGDQAFGDVTRLAVYGRTDPKPGNFQPRYSSTEEYQRYVEQVTGSDCRWFFDVYLRRAALPELIETRDGGKLTLTWTVPDNLPFPMPVEVQIDDRTVQLAMTSGSTMIAVAPGAHVVLDPNSRILRRSIAVEETQAWRTANPPKGTNK
- a CDS encoding isoprenylcysteine carboxylmethyltransferase family protein, coding for MSLVNSSPVGLPGLAVMATGFALFLLSLLVARSRSASDAGKQKKSSRSLAGIAVQGIAIGYAGFGPIDVALDPLSPFALGQAILIAILMAMVIGLFLTSARALGRNWSLVARTRSDHSLVIDGPFAHVRHPIYIALFLLMIALAVAFGHPLHLLIGVPLYALGTWLRIAEEERLLREMFGQDYDRYAARVRRFVPGVF